A single region of the Podospora pseudopauciseta strain CBS 411.78 chromosome 1, whole genome shotgun sequence genome encodes:
- the RPP1 gene encoding RNA-binding RNA processing protein rpp1 (BUSCO:EOG09264THP; COG:J; EggNog:ENOG503NZSQ), with product MLYDLNIAWSPGLSPSDLQNTLRLSKTLGYDVVALNNTITGSQIPYSPSPITNPIPILNPQQPAGGGGAPSSITTPSTTASSSLPSSSLPTILRRATLEITDPATTNYRLPDFTRAYDLLALRPTSDRSFTWACNNTTDPPALISLDLTRPLGYHIHPRTAMAAVHRGSRFEVCYSQAVQLSSLNPESARARSIFIGNVQSLVRATKGRGIVISSEAKSALGLRGPADVVNLMAVWGLGPERGFEGLGTGARAVVVNEGVRRRGFRGVVDIVSVAEGGPERAKGEEEETDGKQGKKGQKQKGQQQQQQQGQGQKRKNNDKGGGGGGGQQKNNKKMRKEEMA from the coding sequence ATGCTCTACGACCTCAACATCGCCTGGTCCCCAggcctctccccctccgaccTCCAAAACACCCTCCGCCTCTCCAAAACCCTCGGCTACGACGTAGTagccctcaacaacaccatcaccggcTCCCAAATCCCATACTCGCCCAGCCCAATaaccaaccccatccccatcctcaacccacaacaaccagccggtggtggcggtgctccctcctcaataacaaccccctcaaccacagcctcctcctccctcccctcctcctccctccccaccatcctccgccGCGCAACCCTCGAGATCACCGACCCAGCCACAACCAACTACCGCCTCCCCGACTTCACCCGCGCCTacgacctcctcgccctccgccCAACATCCGACAGGTCCTTCACCTGGGCctgcaacaacaccaccgacccGCCCGCCCTCATCTCCCTTGATCTGACACGTCCGTTGGGGtaccacatccacccccgCACCGCCATGGCGGCCGTCCACCGAGGGAGCAGATTCGAAGTCTGCTACAGCCAGGCTGTCCAGCTCTCGTCTTTGAACCCAGAGTCGGCACGGGCGAGGAGTATCTTTATCGGGAACGTGCAGAGTCTGGTCCGGGCTacgaaggggagggggatagtGATTTCTAGCGAGGCGAAATCGGCTTTGGGCCTGAGGGGGCCGGCGGATGTGGTGAATTTGATGgctgtttgggggttggggccggagagggggtttgaggggttggggacgggggcgagggcggtggtggtgaatgagggggtgaggaggagggggtttaggggggtggtggatattGTGAGTGTTGCGGAGGGGGGACCGGAGAGggcgaagggggaggaggaggagacagaTGGGAagcaggggaagaaggggcagaagcagaaggggcagcagcagcagcagcagcagggacaggggcagaagaggaagaataATGataagggtggtggtggtggtggtggtcagcaGAAGAATAAcaagaagatgaggaaggaggagatggcaTGA
- a CDS encoding hypothetical protein (EggNog:ENOG503P2S4), giving the protein MEPVPETERMEEFRPTSLPSSRASSSASATPSTLTPVGPPEFDYLRKPPTIRRSTDPSPSSSPISPTWTPGSLLTYRPRASSPLSSNHVRSRSAASLAPPPMVRTQSMPGINGGGHFSLSPQFRPSSPAGSPSRIRIPRKPVDEAFPTSPTRISVHDPERKLAERNSSPNLALSLTSSATIPKLRRPASPLRHMAVPGAGSFPVNGPLTPSAVATSPSYRAYDAFSSTSTFSTYPSSSVPSTPTSLRSRSPSISSLETIPDSPDAEEAALEAERIAQLKAAAEAAEGGEEEKGRSSLDGSSRGRTLSGFSSRDKRKRWSVCGAERRQDLDLETIWED; this is encoded by the coding sequence ATGGAACCCGTTCCTGAGACAGAGCGAATGGAGGAGTTTCGGCCCACGTCTCTCCCCTCATCAAGAGCGTCGTCTTCTGCTTCGGCGACTCCATCTACGTTGACGCCAGTCGGCCCTCCGGAATTCGACTACCTGCGAAAGCCTCCCACGATCCGCCGATCGACCGATCCCTCACCTTCGTCCTCACCAATCTCTCCAACATGGACACCTGGGTCTTTGCTCACATACCGTCCCCGTGCATCCTCGCCGCTGTCTAGCAACCACGTGCGATCCAGGTCGGCCGCAAGCCTGGCCCCGCCGCCCATGGTGCGCACACAGTCGATGCCAGGAATCAATGGCGGTGGTCACTTTTCATTGTCGCCTCAGTTTCGTCCTTCGAGCCCTGCAGGATCTCCCAGCCGCATTAGGATCCCCCGAAAGCCGGTTGACGAAGCCTTTCCCACATCGCCAACCCGGATTTCGGTTCACGACCCTGAGCGGAAGCTTGCGGAGAGGAACAGTTCGCCCAACCTGGCTCTGAGCTTAACATCTTCAGCCACTATTCCCAAGTTACGGCGGCCAGCCTCTCCCCTTCGCCATATGGCTGTTCCCGGCGCGGGCTCGTTTCCGGTCAATGGCCCTCTTACTCCATCTGCAGTTGCCACATCGCCGTCTTACCGCGCGTATGATGCGTTTTCTAGCACCTCCACCTTTTCGACAtatccatcatcatctgTTCCGTCTACCCCAACTTCACTTCGATCCAGAAGCCCTAGTATTTCCAGTCTTGAAACCATCCCAGACTCACCAGATGCAGAGGAGGCAGCTTTGGAGGCTGAGAGGATAGCGCAGCTCAAGGCAGCAGCGGAGGCAGCtgaaggcggcgaggaagagaagggaagGAGCAGTCTTGATGGCTCATCTCGTGGTAGGACCCTGAGTGGTTTCAGCTCCCGGGACAAGCGGAAGCGGTGGAGTGTATGTGGTGCCGAGAGACGACAGGACTTGGATTTGGAGACGATTTGGGAGGATTGA
- the OP-2 gene encoding Rhodopsin-like protein (EggNog:ENOG503P4EB): protein MCLIFTCGEHTFRKEVEGYEGIVCRCHNCGNYSASVIKSHPWFTFCFVPVIPLSMKGYEDVSCRVCNYSQPLSHRQDVQHMRGGGGQGIPMQPPPPGQGNQGWGHGPPPPNGQMQYK from the exons ATGTGTTTGATATTCACGTGTGGCGAACACACGTTCCGCAAGGAAGTCGAAGGGTACGAAGGAATCGTCTGCCGCTGCCACAACTGCGGCAACTACTCGGCCTCTGTCATCAAGTCGCATCCCTGGTTTACCTTTTGCTTTGTG CCCGTCATCCCTCTTTCCATGAAGGGCTACGAAGATGTCAGCTGCCGAGTGTGCAACTATTCGCAGCCGCTTTCGCACCGGCAGGATGTTCAGCACAtgcgcgggggaggggggcagggGATACCGATGCAGCCTCCGCCTCCCGGGCAGGGGAATCAAGGATGGGGACATGGGCCACCGCCGCCTAATGGGCAGATGCAGTATAAGTAA